One Candidatus Limnocylindrales bacterium DNA window includes the following coding sequences:
- a CDS encoding STAS domain-containing protein: protein MDITTEQQGEYLDVRIDGRLDAYWADHLSRSLEDAVTGGGHRIRIRMSGVSYMSSVGLRVLVKFYKQLGSLGGSLQVIDPAEPVRSVIRMAGLETLLATSTGESSQRSAPDIVERLETEDGRYEVYELAAGAALTCEVVGSPLRLEQSFSETDCRTLALPATTFAIGLGAFGSFADSCGRFGELVAVAGAAAWLPTDGTNVPDYLLSTGSFVSGISVLYALVCDGGFRKLMRFEERTKGDPLALSSIVRQALAAGGGEHVGIVMLAETAGLVGATLRRSPALGESSSSMFAYPQIRDWLSYSSEPSHRRQLALIAGVASTSPHALLDPFLRPLASSPQKTTGHFHAAIFPSRPLAKGRINLHDTVASLFENESLQSVIHLLADDRAGVGAGQSELIRGACWVAPIGDVRS, encoded by the coding sequence ATGGACATAACCACCGAGCAGCAGGGCGAATACCTCGACGTGCGCATCGACGGACGACTCGACGCGTACTGGGCCGACCATCTGTCGCGAAGCCTCGAAGACGCCGTCACGGGCGGCGGCCATCGCATCCGCATCCGGATGTCGGGCGTCTCGTACATGAGCTCGGTCGGTCTTCGGGTTCTCGTCAAGTTCTACAAGCAGCTCGGCTCGCTCGGCGGCTCCCTTCAGGTGATCGATCCTGCCGAGCCGGTGCGAAGCGTGATCCGCATGGCCGGCCTGGAGACGCTGCTGGCGACCTCCACCGGCGAGTCTTCCCAGCGAAGCGCACCGGACATCGTCGAGCGACTCGAGACGGAGGACGGGCGATACGAAGTCTACGAGCTCGCAGCTGGCGCTGCGCTGACCTGCGAGGTCGTCGGCTCACCGCTGCGGCTCGAGCAATCCTTCAGCGAGACCGATTGCCGCACGCTCGCGCTTCCGGCGACGACGTTCGCGATCGGCCTCGGCGCTTTCGGAAGCTTCGCCGACAGCTGCGGCAGGTTCGGCGAGCTCGTCGCGGTGGCCGGCGCGGCGGCGTGGCTGCCGACCGACGGCACCAATGTGCCCGACTATCTCCTGTCGACCGGATCGTTCGTCTCCGGCATCAGCGTTCTTTACGCGCTCGTCTGCGACGGCGGATTCCGCAAGCTCATGCGCTTCGAGGAACGCACCAAAGGCGATCCGCTCGCGCTGTCGAGCATCGTCCGGCAGGCGCTCGCGGCCGGCGGCGGCGAGCACGTCGGCATCGTGATGCTCGCCGAGACGGCGGGGCTCGTCGGTGCAACGCTGCGCCGGTCGCCGGCGCTCGGTGAATCTTCGTCATCGATGTTCGCCTATCCGCAGATCCGCGACTGGCTTTCCTATTCGAGCGAGCCGTCGCACCGCCGCCAGCTCGCGCTCATTGCCGGCGTCGCATCGACGAGCCCGCATGCACTGCTCGATCCGTTCCTGCGGCCGCTGGCGAGCTCGCCGCAGAAGACCACAGGACACTTTCACGCGGCGATCTTTCCGAGCCGGCCGCTCGCCAAAGGCCGGATCAACCTGCACGACACCGTCGCGTCGCTGTTCGAAAACGAGAGCCTTCAGAGCGTGATCCATCTTCTGGCCGACGATCGCGCGGGCGTCGGCGCCGGCCAGAGCGAGCTCATCCGCGGCGCATGCTGGGTTGCCCCGATCGGAGACGTTCGCTCATGA
- a CDS encoding ABC transporter substrate-binding protein — MWNAIQRLSLGVGLIVLAAAILLLSDLDRRKTSADSATKASGIPRIAIMQQTSQALLDQGVTGILEALASAGFEDGRSISIRRYNAEGDAATSSTIARDITSGQYDLVVTVSTLSLQAVANANREGKTRHVFALVSDPYGAGVGISRENHLEHPPYMTGYGSMNPVAKTFDVAKRSFPGLARVGVVWNPGESNSEANVKLAREVCRNLHIELLEANAENSSAVAEGIRSLIGRNVDALWVGGDVAAMTAIDVIIEAAHNAHIPVFTSMSGAAERGGLFDIGPDFREVGHLAGQLAARVLRGADPREIPVENVMPERVAINESALAGLRDPWKLPEDVVASARSDAASKRTAEASVKAAGPPSSRPAGPLARKWNVDLLAYITSLDVEDSERGVRQGLADSGLVEGRDYAVRSRNANGDMPTLSALVDAAITDGTDMLVTFSSPTLQAALQRARKSPIVFTYVANPMAAGAGTSATDHLPNVTGVSTLGPYDELLRLVHEVVPNAHRLGTLFVPAEVNSVFNKDRLLELAKAQGFELVTLPVNSSSEVSDATLSLLSQKVDAICQVGSNMTNTAFTSVALPARQARVPVFGVSTSNLQEGAVVVAARDYFDGGHQAGLIAARVMRGEHPSTIPFQSLETVHVMVNLDAARSAGIRIPRSLVERATKVIGKP, encoded by the coding sequence ATGTGGAACGCGATCCAACGTCTGTCGCTCGGAGTCGGCCTCATCGTGCTCGCGGCCGCCATCCTGCTGCTGTCGGACCTCGACCGGCGAAAGACTTCGGCCGACTCTGCAACGAAGGCATCCGGAATTCCGCGGATCGCCATCATGCAGCAGACCTCGCAGGCTCTGCTCGATCAGGGCGTAACCGGCATACTCGAAGCGCTCGCGAGCGCGGGTTTCGAGGACGGAAGATCAATCTCGATCCGTCGCTACAACGCCGAGGGCGACGCGGCAACGTCGAGCACGATCGCCCGAGACATCACGTCCGGCCAGTACGACCTGGTCGTCACGGTTTCCACGCTGAGCCTCCAGGCGGTGGCCAACGCGAACCGCGAGGGAAAAACGCGTCACGTGTTCGCGCTCGTTTCCGATCCGTACGGCGCCGGAGTCGGCATCAGCCGCGAGAACCACCTCGAACATCCGCCGTACATGACCGGCTACGGCAGCATGAACCCGGTCGCAAAGACGTTCGATGTTGCAAAGCGAAGCTTTCCCGGGCTCGCACGCGTCGGCGTCGTCTGGAATCCGGGAGAGAGCAACTCGGAGGCGAACGTAAAGCTTGCGCGCGAGGTCTGCCGCAATCTTCACATCGAGCTTCTCGAGGCCAACGCCGAAAATTCGTCGGCGGTTGCCGAAGGGATCCGGTCGCTGATCGGACGCAACGTCGACGCGCTGTGGGTCGGCGGTGACGTGGCCGCGATGACGGCGATCGACGTCATCATCGAGGCGGCGCACAACGCGCACATTCCGGTCTTCACCAGCATGTCGGGCGCCGCCGAGCGCGGCGGGCTGTTCGACATCGGGCCGGACTTCCGCGAAGTCGGCCATCTTGCCGGACAGCTTGCGGCGCGCGTGCTGCGCGGCGCCGATCCGCGGGAGATTCCGGTCGAGAACGTGATGCCGGAAAGAGTCGCGATCAACGAGTCTGCGCTCGCCGGACTTCGCGATCCGTGGAAGCTTCCCGAGGATGTGGTTGCGAGCGCACGCAGCGATGCTGCCTCGAAGCGGACGGCAGAGGCTTCCGTCAAGGCCGCAGGACCGCCCTCTTCCCGACCGGCCGGCCCGCTCGCGCGCAAATGGAACGTCGACCTGCTCGCCTACATCACGTCGCTCGACGTCGAAGACTCCGAGCGCGGCGTCCGCCAGGGCCTCGCCGACTCGGGCCTCGTCGAAGGCCGCGACTACGCGGTCAGGAGCCGCAACGCCAACGGCGACATGCCGACGCTCAGCGCGCTCGTCGATGCGGCAATCACCGACGGCACCGACATGCTCGTGACGTTCTCGAGCCCGACGCTTCAGGCGGCCCTGCAACGTGCGCGAAAGAGCCCGATCGTCTTCACGTACGTCGCGAATCCGATGGCGGCCGGCGCCGGCACGAGCGCGACCGATCACCTGCCGAACGTGACCGGCGTTTCGACGCTCGGCCCGTACGACGAGCTGCTGCGCCTCGTCCACGAAGTCGTTCCGAATGCGCACCGCCTCGGGACGCTGTTCGTGCCGGCCGAAGTCAACTCGGTCTTCAACAAGGATCGGCTTCTCGAGCTCGCAAAGGCGCAGGGATTCGAGCTCGTCACGCTGCCCGTCAATTCGTCGTCCGAAGTCAGCGATGCAACGCTTTCGCTGCTGTCGCAGAAAGTCGACGCGATCTGCCAGGTGGGATCGAACATGACCAACACCGCATTCACGAGCGTCGCGCTGCCGGCGCGGCAGGCGCGCGTGCCGGTGTTCGGCGTATCGACGAGCAATCTGCAGGAAGGTGCAGTGGTCGTCGCTGCCAGGGATTACTTCGACGGCGGGCATCAGGCCGGACTGATCGCGGCGCGCGTCATGCGCGGTGAGCATCCGTCGACGATTCCGTTCCAGTCGCTGGAAACCGTACACGTCATGGTCAATCTCGATGCGGCGCGCTCGGCGGGCATCCGCATCCCGCGCTCGCTCGTCGAGCGTGCAACCAAAGTGATCGGCAAGCCATGA
- a CDS encoding ATP-binding protein, whose product MASEPPQHTDAGARADTTIVLQNDLVELERLGALVASLGRECEWPDGIAQHVELALDEIVTNIISYAYDDDGPHDIVIRLAASRDEVRVEVADDGRPFDPVTAPEAVTGGAIDERPVGGLGWHLVRSVVDVLEYHRIGGRNVVTFVKRLAALS is encoded by the coding sequence ATGGCAAGCGAACCGCCGCAGCATACGGACGCGGGCGCGCGCGCCGACACGACCATTGTTCTCCAGAACGATCTCGTCGAGCTCGAGCGACTCGGGGCGCTGGTGGCTTCGCTCGGACGCGAGTGCGAGTGGCCCGATGGCATCGCGCAACATGTCGAGCTCGCGCTCGACGAGATCGTCACCAACATCATCTCGTACGCGTACGACGACGACGGGCCGCATGACATCGTGATCCGGCTTGCGGCCTCCCGCGACGAAGTGCGCGTGGAGGTCGCCGACGACGGCCGGCCGTTCGATCCCGTGACCGCACCGGAAGCAGTGACCGGCGGAGCGATCGATGAGCGGCCGGTCGGCGGGCTCGGATGGCATCTCGTGCGCAGCGTCGTCGACGTGCTCGAGTACCATCGCATCGGCGGCCGCAACGTCGTGACGTTCGTGAAGCGGCTGGCCGCCCTCTCGTAG
- a CDS encoding prolyl oligopeptidase family serine peptidase yields the protein MAWRGAFRQSSVRFLQCFREPRAARAVLAAAALAIVPAVARGGLPEDSLPAVASGARPGPDVLYSAAPAAPQLENRDPRFKAAPLLVSGNEAYADGEYLYQDFLYDDYGSDTDGKGAHPLSEQTGDISYPTDVARYGNNSADLVELRIAATETDVAYRITLNTLLVADSTIVTLAFDSDRNALTGAATLPRDPGASFPGTDEVLTIWGAGAEYSRQTMLGWTTTPLAASVDLEANQITVVVPRSVSDPHGIWRATIATGLYDPATGGWLKPFVEASATTPGGAGPLDPLPSGIFNLGFRFDEAVLSADTPPDSDQAVAIRSHAPTTYAHDIDFSMLDAHASWSSVPASGTQVRMFPSRLVVGEGRDLNDFPGYRGQLQPYSLYVPTTYVAGTPSPFMLNLHSLGEHYWQYNGLNMTQQIGEQRGSLVATSLSRGDDGWYQHEAEYDVFEMWNDVARRFNLDPDRMAISGYSMGGYATYRLGTLYPDLFAKAFSQVGPPAEGIWLPPAPPTGSYRGDDFTSNPEPADATLTNLWLENARNVPYLNLAASTDELVPLVGPRAQNIGDPASGVRGFDQLGYRFRFLVFAPCDHLALAVLDDFPMAAEFLGDAAVDRNPVHVTFAYVPASDDAALGLVHDHAYWVSALTLADTSAGLTSKGVVDAFSHAFGVGDPESVAGSGAGTVGPISYVELNRSWNDAPAIATENRLDLTLTNLASVHIDVARAGLNGSRALVVHTNADGASSVSLDGVFAAGSQVREDDVAVSGASVDADGAVLPVAAGEHTYVISAGQACSSAPRSGCRGSLRSGASRMTMVRGAREDGNRLTWSWGDGAATSANDFGDPMASTSYAVCVYDSTGQQIVEASALSEPICLEIGESCWEQGRRGLSYRSSTSGPSGLTSLRLEPGEDSEAGIAAGARGALLAIPELPLTALPLTVQLQASGGGCWESRFTDASRNDGRRFKARGQ from the coding sequence ATGGCCTGGAGAGGCGCCTTCCGTCAGTCCTCCGTCCGGTTTCTTCAGTGTTTTCGCGAGCCTCGCGCAGCTCGTGCGGTGCTGGCGGCCGCGGCTCTGGCCATTGTGCCGGCGGTCGCCCGGGGCGGCCTGCCCGAGGATTCGCTGCCGGCGGTCGCGAGCGGCGCACGGCCGGGACCCGACGTCCTCTATTCCGCGGCGCCGGCGGCCCCGCAGCTCGAAAACCGCGATCCGCGCTTCAAGGCGGCGCCGCTTCTGGTTTCCGGCAACGAGGCCTACGCCGACGGCGAGTACCTCTACCAGGACTTCCTGTACGACGACTACGGCAGCGATACCGACGGCAAAGGCGCACACCCGTTGTCCGAGCAGACCGGCGACATCAGCTATCCGACCGATGTTGCCCGTTACGGAAACAATTCGGCCGATCTCGTCGAGCTGCGCATCGCCGCGACCGAAACCGACGTCGCATACCGCATTACCCTCAACACGCTGCTGGTCGCCGACAGCACCATCGTCACGCTCGCGTTCGATTCGGATCGCAATGCACTGACCGGTGCGGCAACGCTTCCTCGCGACCCCGGCGCGTCGTTTCCCGGAACCGACGAAGTGCTGACGATCTGGGGCGCCGGTGCCGAATACTCGCGCCAGACAATGCTCGGCTGGACGACGACTCCACTTGCAGCGAGCGTGGATCTCGAAGCCAACCAGATTACGGTCGTCGTTCCGCGCTCGGTCTCCGATCCGCACGGCATCTGGCGCGCGACGATTGCAACAGGACTTTACGATCCGGCAACCGGCGGCTGGCTGAAGCCGTTCGTCGAGGCCAGTGCGACGACGCCAGGCGGCGCGGGTCCGCTCGACCCGCTACCGTCGGGCATCTTCAATCTCGGCTTCCGCTTCGATGAAGCCGTGCTCAGCGCAGACACTCCGCCGGACAGTGATCAGGCGGTCGCCATCCGAAGCCACGCGCCGACGACGTATGCGCACGACATCGACTTCTCGATGCTCGACGCGCACGCGAGCTGGTCGAGCGTACCGGCCAGCGGGACACAGGTGCGCATGTTCCCGAGCCGACTCGTGGTCGGCGAAGGGCGGGACCTCAACGACTTCCCCGGCTATCGCGGACAGCTGCAGCCGTACTCGCTCTACGTTCCGACGACGTATGTCGCCGGTACGCCGTCACCGTTCATGCTCAACCTGCATTCGCTGGGCGAGCACTACTGGCAGTACAACGGCCTCAACATGACGCAGCAGATCGGCGAGCAGCGCGGCAGCCTGGTGGCGACGTCGCTGTCGCGCGGCGACGACGGCTGGTACCAGCACGAAGCCGAGTACGACGTCTTCGAAATGTGGAACGACGTTGCGCGCCGCTTCAATCTCGATCCCGACCGCATGGCGATCAGCGGCTACTCGATGGGCGGCTACGCGACATACCGGCTCGGCACGCTGTATCCGGACCTGTTCGCGAAGGCGTTCTCGCAGGTCGGCCCTCCGGCCGAAGGCATCTGGCTGCCGCCCGCACCGCCGACGGGCAGCTATCGCGGCGACGATTTCACGAGCAACCCCGAGCCCGCCGATGCGACGCTGACCAATCTGTGGCTCGAGAATGCACGCAACGTTCCGTACCTGAATCTTGCCGCCAGCACCGACGAGCTCGTTCCGCTCGTCGGCCCGCGCGCACAGAACATCGGCGATCCGGCAAGCGGTGTGCGCGGTTTCGACCAGCTCGGCTACCGCTTCCGCTTCCTCGTCTTCGCTCCGTGCGACCACCTCGCGCTGGCGGTGCTCGACGACTTCCCGATGGCGGCCGAATTTCTCGGCGACGCTGCGGTCGATCGCAACCCGGTGCACGTCACGTTCGCCTACGTTCCGGCAAGCGACGATGCCGCGCTCGGTCTCGTGCACGATCATGCGTACTGGGTCTCGGCGCTCACTCTTGCGGACACGAGTGCGGGCCTGACATCCAAGGGCGTCGTCGACGCGTTCAGCCATGCGTTCGGTGTCGGCGATCCGGAAAGCGTTGCGGGCAGCGGCGCAGGCACGGTCGGACCGATTTCGTACGTCGAGCTCAACCGTTCGTGGAACGATGCACCGGCGATCGCGACCGAGAACCGGCTCGACCTGACGCTGACCAATCTCGCATCGGTGCACATCGACGTCGCACGCGCGGGCCTCAACGGATCGCGCGCTCTCGTCGTGCATACCAACGCCGACGGCGCGTCGTCGGTTTCGCTCGACGGCGTGTTCGCGGCCGGCAGCCAGGTACGCGAGGACGATGTCGCGGTAAGCGGCGCATCGGTCGACGCGGACGGTGCGGTACTTCCGGTCGCCGCGGGAGAGCACACGTATGTGATCAGCGCCGGACAGGCGTGCTCGAGCGCGCCTCGCAGCGGCTGCCGCGGGAGCCTTCGCTCCGGCGCTTCCCGCATGACGATGGTTCGCGGCGCGCGCGAAGACGGAAACAGGCTGACGTGGAGCTGGGGCGACGGCGCCGCGACGAGCGCGAACGACTTCGGAGATCCGATGGCGAGCACGAGCTACGCTGTCTGTGTGTACGACAGCACCGGCCAGCAGATCGTCGAAGCTTCGGCGCTGTCCGAGCCGATCTGCCTCGAGATCGGCGAATCGTGCTGGGAGCAGGGTCGCCGCGGCCTGTCCTACCGAAGCTCGACCTCCGGGCCGTCCGGCCTGACCAGTCTCCGGCTCGAGCCCGGTGAAGACTCCGAGGCAGGCATTGCCGCCGGTGCTCGCGGCGCATTGCTGGCGATCCCGGAGCTCCCGCTGACTGCGCTGCCGTTGACTGTCCAGCTGCAGGCGAGCGGCGGCGGATGCTGGGAGAGCCGCTTCACAGACGCTTCGCGCAACGACGGGCGGCGGTTCAAAGCCCGCGGACAATAA
- a CDS encoding DUF1993 domain-containing protein: MTHFDGIQIFTKTLNNLVRWMEKAEAHAKEKSFDVDVLIDARLAPDQFTFVKQVQAACDQAKYTALYLGGQPLVPHPDTERTFGELKQRIASCIKTVEAVAEKNYEGAEERKVAPPWLGGAWMRGDDYFAHMAIPNFFFHVTMAYAILRHNGVTLGKMDYIGSMPIQQG; the protein is encoded by the coding sequence ATGACGCATTTCGACGGGATCCAGATTTTCACGAAGACCCTGAACAATCTCGTACGGTGGATGGAGAAGGCCGAGGCGCACGCGAAGGAAAAATCCTTCGACGTGGATGTCCTCATCGATGCACGGCTTGCGCCGGACCAGTTCACGTTCGTCAAGCAGGTCCAGGCCGCGTGCGACCAGGCGAAATACACTGCGCTTTACCTCGGCGGTCAGCCGCTGGTGCCGCATCCCGATACCGAGCGCACGTTCGGCGAGCTGAAGCAGCGCATTGCCAGCTGCATCAAGACCGTCGAAGCCGTCGCGGAGAAGAACTATGAGGGCGCCGAAGAGCGCAAGGTCGCGCCGCCGTGGCTCGGCGGCGCATGGATGCGCGGCGACGATTACTTCGCGCACATGGCGATTCCGAATTTCTTCTTCCACGTGACGATGGCGTACGCGATTCTGCGCCATAACGGCGTCACGCTCGGCAAGATGGACTACATCGGCTCGATGCCGATCCAGCAGGGCTGA
- a CDS encoding enoyl-CoA hydratase-related protein, with product MNYERILYETRGDVALITLNRPDKLNAWTPAMAEEQADAIACANADRSIGAIVMTGAGRGFCAGADMAETFQKRISGQDPGANTQAGQGGMPAGIDWVRLCRESKPLVAAVNGAAVGIGMTMILPFDVIVACEKAKFGMLFIKVGLVPELASTRLLVARVGLGKASELCLSGRLCAGAEAAEIGLADRLASPGTVVDEALELARQIASNPDPQLRMTKALLTRNASETDLDLVQALESAMLRECWKSAEHAEAVSAFLEKRPPRFR from the coding sequence ATGAATTACGAACGGATCCTTTACGAGACCCGCGGCGACGTTGCGCTCATCACGCTGAACCGTCCCGACAAGCTGAACGCGTGGACGCCGGCGATGGCCGAGGAACAGGCCGATGCGATCGCGTGCGCGAACGCCGACCGTTCGATCGGCGCGATCGTGATGACCGGCGCGGGGCGCGGCTTCTGCGCAGGCGCCGACATGGCCGAGACGTTTCAGAAACGCATCAGCGGCCAGGATCCGGGAGCAAACACGCAGGCCGGACAGGGCGGCATGCCGGCAGGCATCGACTGGGTGCGGCTGTGCCGCGAGTCGAAGCCGCTCGTCGCCGCCGTCAACGGCGCGGCCGTCGGCATAGGCATGACGATGATCCTTCCGTTCGACGTCATCGTTGCGTGCGAGAAGGCGAAGTTCGGCATGCTGTTCATCAAGGTCGGGCTTGTGCCGGAGCTTGCGAGCACTCGCCTTCTGGTCGCCCGTGTCGGGCTCGGTAAGGCGAGCGAGCTCTGTCTTTCCGGCCGACTTTGCGCAGGAGCGGAGGCGGCGGAGATCGGGCTTGCCGATCGCCTCGCCTCGCCGGGGACCGTGGTCGACGAAGCGCTCGAGCTCGCGCGCCAGATCGCGTCCAACCCCGACCCTCAGCTTCGCATGACGAAAGCGCTGCTGACGCGCAACGCTTCGGAGACCGATCTCGATCTCGTGCAGGCGCTCGAGAGCGCGATGCTGCGCGAGTGCTGGAAAAGTGCCGAGCACGCGGAGGCCGTTTCCGCATTTCTCGAAAAGCGGCCTCCGCGATTTCGTTAG
- a CDS encoding glycoside hydrolase family 16 protein yields the protein MTTARRISILCRLCGLAPTLALLALTPMALPAAAFALDDDFSAPLSATWSAPRTEEPGSSVSAPVADEDAVDGNVLELVFPGETAPEDSGPAFATEIETATPAGYGTYEARLRTPKASHATGLVSAFFTYFNDGADHDFDGIIDNHEIDIELLAAEPSTIYMSVWTEYQYEGGVETFRKTTRKVDLRSGRVWETPPGGEGSYDLVEAQPLAWSARRFRAWRAFATYRFAWSAGAVEYSIDLGDGAGFRTLWTLTGAANETIPSIAAPLLFNLWHNAYHWNSGKESRVPRRNAAFHVDSVSIH from the coding sequence ATGACAACGGCGCGACGAATCAGCATCCTCTGCCGACTGTGCGGTTTGGCGCCGACGCTGGCGCTCCTGGCGCTCACGCCGATGGCGCTTCCGGCAGCCGCGTTCGCTCTCGACGACGATTTCTCCGCGCCGCTGTCGGCGACCTGGAGCGCGCCGAGGACCGAAGAGCCGGGCTCGTCAGTATCGGCTCCGGTTGCCGACGAGGATGCGGTCGACGGCAACGTCCTCGAGCTCGTGTTCCCGGGCGAGACCGCACCGGAAGACAGCGGGCCGGCCTTCGCGACCGAAATCGAAACCGCCACGCCTGCCGGATACGGCACATACGAAGCCCGCCTTCGCACGCCGAAGGCGAGCCATGCAACCGGCCTCGTCTCGGCGTTCTTCACGTACTTCAACGACGGCGCCGATCACGACTTCGACGGCATCATCGACAACCACGAAATCGACATCGAGCTTCTCGCCGCCGAGCCGAGCACGATCTACATGAGCGTCTGGACCGAGTACCAGTACGAAGGCGGCGTCGAGACGTTCCGCAAGACGACGCGCAAGGTTGATCTGCGAAGCGGCCGCGTGTGGGAGACGCCGCCGGGAGGCGAGGGCAGCTACGATCTCGTCGAGGCCCAGCCGCTCGCGTGGAGCGCGCGCAGGTTTCGCGCGTGGCGCGCGTTCGCAACGTATCGCTTCGCGTGGTCGGCGGGCGCGGTCGAATATTCGATCGACCTCGGCGACGGTGCAGGCTTCCGCACGCTGTGGACGCTGACGGGCGCAGCGAACGAGACGATCCCGTCGATTGCCGCGCCGCTGCTCTTCAACCTCTGGCACAACGCGTATCACTGGAATTCGGGAAAGGAGTCGCGCGTCCCGCGGCGGAACGCCGCGTTTCACGTCGATTCCGTCTCCATCCACTGA
- a CDS encoding FAD-dependent monooxygenase yields MARDLEVPVLIVGGGGAGLTASMLLSQLGVETWLASSLPTTSSLPKAHVLNQRAMEIMGDVGLAEEIYERGTPPANMKATAFYAGFAGPGADHGRMLMKMDCWGAGYTDIDWMAASPRRQSNLPQIRLEPILKRRAEELAPGRVHFHHEVTSLVQDERGATATILDRNAGSEYRVRAQYVLACDAGRTIGPMCGVEFEGARGIQNEVSIHLSADLSKWARDDDVLIRWIWVPERGALAVLVPMGPDHWGPESEEWVFHINYATDDPRALDDAKVIADMREALGIGDHPVDVHKVSRWSMEGVVASSFQVGRVFMVGDAAHRHPPTGGLGLTSGMHDAHNLCWKLAAVLRGHAGPRLLESYEAERKPVDARNVQRSLENAYNHMVIGEKLGLMASASAEENWARLRRLWSGRPEDAAHRRAVRNAIASQSMEFREHVVEYGYTYDSTAVVPDGTAARAALDDVRLYEPSTCPGHPLPHAWIEDDEGRRLSTLDLVRPGRFLLIAGEEGAEWCEAGEALGDAHGLPLDVVRIGHLDGDLLDVCCHWLRRREIAAGGAVLVRPDRFVAWRSLGAANDALAELRAAFAGVLDRTLDHAIAPRAYSELVTEMRHAG; encoded by the coding sequence ATGGCCCGTGACCTCGAAGTTCCCGTCCTCATCGTCGGCGGCGGCGGAGCCGGCCTGACTGCGTCGATGCTCCTTTCGCAACTCGGCGTGGAAACCTGGCTCGCAAGCTCCCTGCCGACCACGTCGAGCCTTCCGAAAGCGCACGTGCTCAACCAGCGCGCCATGGAAATCATGGGCGATGTCGGGCTGGCCGAAGAGATCTACGAACGTGGTACGCCGCCCGCCAACATGAAGGCCACCGCGTTCTACGCAGGCTTCGCCGGCCCCGGCGCCGATCATGGCCGCATGCTGATGAAGATGGACTGCTGGGGTGCCGGCTACACCGACATCGACTGGATGGCCGCAAGTCCGCGCCGGCAGTCGAATCTTCCGCAGATCCGTCTCGAGCCGATCCTCAAGCGTCGCGCGGAAGAGCTTGCCCCCGGGCGCGTTCATTTCCACCACGAAGTGACGAGCCTCGTGCAGGACGAACGCGGCGCTACCGCGACGATCCTCGACAGGAATGCCGGCAGCGAGTACCGCGTGCGCGCGCAGTACGTGCTCGCATGCGATGCGGGCCGCACGATCGGTCCGATGTGCGGCGTCGAGTTCGAAGGCGCGCGCGGCATCCAGAACGAAGTTTCGATTCATCTGTCCGCCGATCTGTCGAAGTGGGCCCGCGACGACGACGTGCTCATCCGCTGGATCTGGGTTCCCGAGCGCGGCGCGCTGGCCGTACTTGTGCCCATGGGGCCCGATCACTGGGGACCCGAATCCGAAGAGTGGGTCTTCCACATCAACTACGCCACCGACGATCCGCGCGCGCTCGATGATGCAAAAGTCATCGCCGACATGCGCGAAGCCCTCGGCATCGGCGATCACCCGGTCGACGTGCACAAGGTTTCGCGCTGGTCCATGGAAGGCGTCGTGGCGTCGAGCTTCCAGGTCGGCCGCGTGTTCATGGTCGGCGACGCGGCGCATCGCCATCCGCCGACCGGAGGTCTCGGCCTTACGAGCGGCATGCACGACGCGCACAATCTTTGCTGGAAACTGGCTGCCGTGCTGCGCGGTCACGCCGGCCCGCGGCTGCTCGAAAGCTACGAAGCCGAGCGCAAACCGGTCGACGCGCGCAACGTGCAGCGCTCGCTCGAGAACGCGTACAACCACATGGTGATCGGTGAAAAACTCGGCCTGATGGCCTCTGCTTCCGCGGAAGAAAACTGGGCGCGGCTCCGTCGCCTGTGGAGCGGCCGTCCCGAGGACGCTGCGCACCGCCGCGCGGTTCGAAATGCGATCGCCTCGCAGTCGATGGAGTTCCGCGAGCACGTCGTCGAATACGGCTACACGTACGATTCGACTGCCGTCGTGCCGGACGGCACTGCCGCGCGCGCAGCGCTGGACGACGTGCGTCTCTACGAGCCGAGCACGTGCCCCGGGCATCCGCTTCCGCATGCATGGATCGAGGACGACGAGGGGAGGCGGTTGTCCACGCTCGATCTCGTGCGTCCCGGCCGGTTCCTGCTCATTGCCGGCGAAGAAGGTGCGGAGTGGTGCGAAGCCGGCGAGGCACTTGGCGATGCGCACGGACTTCCGCTCGACGTGGTGCGCATCGGCCATCTCGACGGCGACCTGCTCGATGTCTGCTGCCACTGGCTGCGCCGGCGCGAGATCGCAGCGGGAGGCGCAGTGCTCGTGCGCCCCGATCGTTTCGTGGCGTGGCGCTCGCTCGGTGCTGCGAATGACGCGCTCGCCGAGCTGCGCGCCGCGTTTGCCGGGGTGCTCGATCGCACGCTCGACCATGCCATCGCGCCGCGGGCATACAGCGAGCTCGTGACGGAGATGCGCCATGCCGGCTAA